Genomic segment of Umezawaea sp. Da 62-37:
GGTGCCGCTCGCCGAGGGCGCCGGGACCACCGACGAGGTCGACGCCCACGTGCGGCGGCTGACCGGGGAGCCGTTCGACCTCGCCGCGCCGCCGCTGCTGAGGGCGGGGCTGTGGCGGGTCACCGACCGGTCCGACGAGTGGGTCCTCGCGCTGTGCGTGCACCACGCCGTCGTCGACGGCTGGTCCCTGGGCGTGCTGGTCGACGAGCTGGCCGAGTTCTACGAGGCCGCCGTGGACGCGCGGCCCTCCGACTTGCCCGAACTGCCCGTCCAGTACGGCGACTACGCGCTCTGGCACCGCGACCGGCGCGCCGAGTCCGCCGTCCGCGACCTGGACTTCTGGCGGCAGGCCCTCGACGGCGCGCCGCCGCTGGAGCTGCACGGCGACCGGCCCTGCCCGGTCCGGCCCACCTTCGGCGGCGCCTCGGTCCCGGTGCGGATCGAACCGGGGCAGGCCGCCGCGGTCACCGCGTTCGGGCGGGACGCGGAGGCCACCCCGTTCATGGTGCTGCTGGCCGCGTTCACCGTGCTGCTGCGCCGCTGGTCGGGGCAGTCGGACCTGGTGGTGGGCACCCCGGTGGCCGGGCGGTCGCGGCCGGAGCTGGACCGGCTCGTCGGGTTCTTCGTCAACATGCTGGTCCTGCGCGTCGACCTGGCGGGGGCGGAGTCGTTCCGCGAGCTGGTGGACCGGGTCCGCACCACCTGCCTGGACGGCTTCCGGCACCAGGACGTGCCGTTCGAGCAGGTCGTGCGCGAAGTCGGGGTGAACCGCCAGGGCGGGCGGCCCGACCTCCCCAGGGTGCTGTTCGGCCTGCGCAACGTCCAGCTGGGCGCGCCCCGGCTCAGCGGGCTCGACGTGGTGAACGAGGAGCTGCCCCGCGTGGGCGCCGACCTCGACCTCAGCCTCGAACTCGCCCCGGACGACGACGGCGGCCTCTCCGGCTGGCTGGTCTACTCCACCGACCTGTTCGACGCCGGCACGGCGGAACGGATGGTCGCCGGGTTGCGGGCGGTGCTCGCCGCGGTCGTGGACGACCCCGCTCTCGCCCTGACCGCCGTCCCCGTCCTCGCGTCCGCCGAGCGCGACCGGGTGGTGGCGGAGCTGAGCGGCGCCGCGGTGCCCGCCGTGGACCCCGTCACGATGCACGAGCTGGTGGAGGCGCAGGTCGACCGCACGCCCGACGCCGTCGCCGTGGTCGCCGACCGACCGCTCACCTACCGGGAGCTGGACGACCGGGCCAACGGGCTCGCCCTCGCCCTCGCCGAGCAGGGCGTGCGCGCGGAGCACCGGGTGGGCGTGCACCTGCACCGCGGCCCCGACCTGGTCGTGGCCCTGCTCGGGGTGCTCAAGGCCGGCGCGGTGTACCTGCCGTTGGACCCGGACCAGCCCGCCGAGCGGCTCGACCGGATCGTCCGCGACGCCGACCCGCGCGTGGTGGTCACCTCCGACGCCCTCGCGGGCACCCCCGCCGTGACCGGCCGCGCCACCGTGGTCGTCGGGGAGCGGACGGCGAGCAGGCCGAACATGCCCATCGACCCGGCGAACGCGGCCTGCCTGCTCTACACCTCCGGCTCCACCGGCACGCCGAAGGGCGCGCTGCTGACCCACCACGGCGTGGCCAACCGGATGACCTGGATGGCCGCCGACCACGGGTTCGGCCCCGACGACGTGGTGCTGCAGAAGACGCCGATCAGCTCCGACCCGTCGCTGTGGGAGATCCTCGTCCCGCTGTGCTCGGGGAGCCGGGTCGTCTTCGCGGCCCCCGGCAGGCACACCGACGCCGGCCACCTGCTGGACCTGCTGCGCGACCACGGGGTCACCGCGTGCGACTTCGTGCCCTCGATGCTGGTGTCCGCGCTGGCCCACCCGCGGTTCGGCGAGTCCGCGGCCACGCTGCGGCTCGTCGTCTGCGGCGGTGAGGAACTGCCCGCGCGTGCCGCCGAGCGGTTCCTGGAACTGGCTCCACGGGCGGTGCTGAACAACTTCTACGGTCCGACCGAGGTGTCCTTCGACGCCACCGTGGCGAACGTGGTCCGCCCGGTGCCCACGCCGGTCCCCATCGGCCGCCCGGCGGCGGGCGTCGAGGCGTACGTGCTCGACGTGGACGGCGCCGTGCAGCCGGTCGGGGTGCCGGGGGAGCTGTTCCTCGGCGGCGCGCAGATCGCGCGCGGCTACCTGGGCAGGCCGGGGCACACCGCCGAAACCCTGGTGCCGCACCCGTTCCGCGCGGGCGACCGGCTCTACCGGACCGGCGACCGGGCCCGCTGGCGCGCCGACGGCTCACTGGACTTCCTCGGCAGGCTCGACAGCCAGGTCAAGATCCGCGGGTACCGGGTCGAACCCGGCGAGGTCGAGGCCGCGTTGCGCGCGCACGTCGCGGTCGAGCACGTCGCGGTGCACGTCTTCACCGACGAGGCCGGCCCCCGCCTGGTCGGCTACCTGACCGTGCCGCGGGGAGCCGCCCCGCCCGACACCGAGGCGCTGCGCCGCCACCTGTCCACCCGGCTGCCCTCGCCGATGATCCCGTCCGTGTTCGTCGTGCTCGACGAGCTGCCGCTGCTGCCCAACGGCAAGGTCGACCGCAAGCGGCTCCCCGAGCCCGGCCGGTCGACCGCGGAGTCGACGCCGCCGGAGACCCCGCTGCAGAAGGTGCTCTGCCGCATCTGGGAGCAGGTGCTCGACGCCAAGGACATCGGCGTGCACGACGACTTCTTCGTGCTGGGTGGGCACTCCCTGCTGGCGACCCAGGTCGTGTCGCAGGTGCGCGAGGTCTTCCGGATGGACTTCCCGCTGCACTTCTTCGTCGAGACCCCCACGGTCGCCGCGTTCGCCGCGCTGCTGCGCGAACGCGGGGTCACCGCGGGTGTCGACGTGGACCGGGTCGCCGGGATCGTGCTGCGCGTCCAGGCCATGTCGGCCGAGGAGGTCGGCTCCCAGCTCGGTTCCCCCTGAACCAGACCGAAAGCGAGAGCGCCATGACCGTCGTGTCCGACCACCGGGTGGACGGGGGCCACGCGGCCATCCCGCGCTGGGCGACCGGCCTGGACGGGATCGCGGAGCACCGGTTCCCCGTGGCGACCGCAGTCGCCGACCTGGCCGCGTCGCTGGGCGCCGACGAGGACGCGGTGGTGTTCGCCGCGCACGCGGTGGTCGTCGGCGCGCTGAGCGGCGAGCCGGTGGTGACCATCGGCCACGGCGGGCGGGCGCGGGTGGTCGACCTCGGCCGCCGCACCTGGCGCGAGCTGGTCGCCCTGGTGCCCCTCGCCCCGACGGGTTCGGCGCGGTGCGACACGTCGGTGGGGGAGGGCGACCTCGACGGGGACGCGATCGTCCACATCGGACTCGAAGGCGGCGCGCTCGTCGTGCGGTGCCGCCG
This window contains:
- a CDS encoding amino acid adenylation domain-containing protein, which encodes MTHELSESDRLRQTVGELSDERRALLLSRLGSRQAARAKAEEIPRRPPGVDRLPCSAGQERLYYLHQLDPGSVTYLLPIRLRLRGTPDAAALRVALAGLVARHEPLRTGFELDPDHAPIQVVRPADEVAVPLAEGAGTTDEVDAHVRRLTGEPFDLAAPPLLRAGLWRVTDRSDEWVLALCVHHAVVDGWSLGVLVDELAEFYEAAVDARPSDLPELPVQYGDYALWHRDRRAESAVRDLDFWRQALDGAPPLELHGDRPCPVRPTFGGASVPVRIEPGQAAAVTAFGRDAEATPFMVLLAAFTVLLRRWSGQSDLVVGTPVAGRSRPELDRLVGFFVNMLVLRVDLAGAESFRELVDRVRTTCLDGFRHQDVPFEQVVREVGVNRQGGRPDLPRVLFGLRNVQLGAPRLSGLDVVNEELPRVGADLDLSLELAPDDDGGLSGWLVYSTDLFDAGTAERMVAGLRAVLAAVVDDPALALTAVPVLASAERDRVVAELSGAAVPAVDPVTMHELVEAQVDRTPDAVAVVADRPLTYRELDDRANGLALALAEQGVRAEHRVGVHLHRGPDLVVALLGVLKAGAVYLPLDPDQPAERLDRIVRDADPRVVVTSDALAGTPAVTGRATVVVGERTASRPNMPIDPANAACLLYTSGSTGTPKGALLTHHGVANRMTWMAADHGFGPDDVVLQKTPISSDPSLWEILVPLCSGSRVVFAAPGRHTDAGHLLDLLRDHGVTACDFVPSMLVSALAHPRFGESAATLRLVVCGGEELPARAAERFLELAPRAVLNNFYGPTEVSFDATVANVVRPVPTPVPIGRPAAGVEAYVLDVDGAVQPVGVPGELFLGGAQIARGYLGRPGHTAETLVPHPFRAGDRLYRTGDRARWRADGSLDFLGRLDSQVKIRGYRVEPGEVEAALRAHVAVEHVAVHVFTDEAGPRLVGYLTVPRGAAPPDTEALRRHLSTRLPSPMIPSVFVVLDELPLLPNGKVDRKRLPEPGRSTAESTPPETPLQKVLCRIWEQVLDAKDIGVHDDFFVLGGHSLLATQVVSQVREVFRMDFPLHFFVETPTVAAFAALLRERGVTAGVDVDRVAGIVLRVQAMSAEEVGSQLGSP